From Pelagibacterium flavum:
TCCCCGGTACGGATGCGGATGGCCTGTTCGAGATCGAGAACGAAAATCTTGCCGTCGCCGATACGGCCCGTCTGGGCGGCATCCTTGATGGCGCTGGCAACCGCGTCGATCTGAGCGGCGTCCACGGCGATCTCAACCTTGAGCTTGGGGAGGAAGTGAACGGCGTATTCAGTACCGCGGTAGATCTCGGAGTGACCCTTCTGACGTCCGTACCCCTTGACCTCTGTTACGGTCATGCCGTGCACATCGAGCGAATTGAGGGCCTGACGGACCTCTTCGAGCCGCGATGGCTTTATGATGGCTATTAGCAGTTTCATGGGTGCTCCTTTCCGAATTCCGCACCTGACACGCGACATAAGGACTCAAAAGCCGTGCCAA
This genomic window contains:
- a CDS encoding P-II family nitrogen regulator, with amino-acid sequence MKLLIAIIKPSRLEEVRQALNSLDVHGMTVTEVKGYGRQKGHSEIYRGTEYAVHFLPKLKVEIAVDAAQIDAVASAIKDAAQTGRIGDGKIFVLDLEQAIRIRTGETGTEAL